A single window of Anopheles moucheti chromosome 2, idAnoMoucSN_F20_07, whole genome shotgun sequence DNA harbors:
- the LOC128298071 gene encoding pro-resilin, protein MVSHRNRLTVLVVVCCAVLVPARASTSLAKREAPLPPTGSYLPPSGGAGGYPAAQTPSSSYGAPTGGAGSWSGNGNGNGGRGHSNGGGQSFGAPSAPSQSYGAPSFGGQSSGGFGGHSSGGFGGHGGNGNGNGNGYSSGRPSSQYGPPQQQQQQQQQSFRPPSTSYGVPAAPSQSYGTPQGNGGNGYSSGRPSSQYGAPSQSNGNGFGARPSSSYGAPSRPSTQYGAPSGGNGNGYSGNGNGRSYSNGNGHGNGHSNGNGNNGYSSGPSRQPSQQYGAPAQTPSSQYGAPAQTPSSQYGAPAQTPSSQYGAPAQTPSSQYGAPAQSPSSQYGAPAQTPSSQYGAPAPSRPSQQYGAPAQAPSSQYGAPAQTPSSQYGAPAQTPSSQYGAPAQAPSSQYGAPAQQPSSQYGAPAPSRPSQQYGAPAQQPSSQYGAPAPSRPSQQYGAPAQAPSSQYGAPAQAPSSQYGAPSQTPSSQYGAPAPSRPSSQYGPPAQTPSSQYGAPAQTPSSQYGAPAQTPSSQYGAPAQQPSSQYGAPSFGSSGGSSFGGGNGNGNVGGSYQVSSNGNGFSQASFSASSFSSNGRSSQTAGGFSSGGPSHSAGGYSSGGPSQVPATLPQSYSSNGGYNY, encoded by the coding sequence ATGGTCTCCCATCGCAATCGGTTGACCGTCCTCGTGGTGGTATGCTGTGCTGTCCTTGTGCCAGCCCGTGCATCGACCAGCTTGGCTAAGCGAGAGGCGCCTCTCCCACCGACCGGTAGCTACCTTCCACCGTCGGGCGGAGCTGGTGGATATCCGGCGGCACAGACTCCTTCCTCAAGCTACGGTGCGCCAACAGGTGGTGCTGGCAGCTGGagcggaaatggaaatggcaaTGGAGGCCGTGGTCACTCCAACGGTGGTGGTCAATCGTTCGGTGCTCCTTCGGCGCCGTCCCAGTCATACGGTGCTCCCAGCTTCGGAGGTCAGAGCTCGGGAGGTTTCGGTGGACACAGCTCGGGAGGGTTCGGTGGACACGGTGGAAATGGCAATGGAAACGGTAACGGATACTCGAGCGGACGCCCGTCGAGTCAGTATGGACctccacagcagcaacagcaacaacagcaacagtcgTTCCGTCCTCCTTCCACTAGCTACGGAGTTCCGGCGGCTCCCTCTCAGTCGTACGGTACACCGCAGGGCAACGGTGGCAATGGATACTCTAGCGGACGTCCATCGTCCCAATACGGTGCACCTTCGCAGTCGAACGGAAATGGTTTCGGAGCCCGTCCCTCGTCCAGCTATGGTGCTCCAAGCCGTCCATCGACCCAATACGGTGCTCCGTCAGGTGGAAACGGCAACGGATACTCTGGCAATGGAAACGGACGTAGCTACAGCAACGGTAATGGACATGGCAACGGTCACAGCAATGGCAATGGTAACAATGGATATTCTAGTGGACCGTCTCGCCAACCGTCGCAGCAGTACGGAGCTCCGGCTCAGACTCCCTCGTCTCAATATGGAGCCCCTGCTCAAACCCCGTCCAGCCAGTACGGTGCCCCTGCTCAGACCCCGTCCAGCCAGTATGGCGCTCCGGCTCAGACTCCTTCTTCGCAGTACGGTGCTCCGGCTCAGAGTCCCTCTTCTCAATATGGAGCACCTGCTCAGACCCCATCCAGCCAGTATGGAGCACCAGCTCCATCTCGCCCATCGCAGCAGTATGGAGCTCCTGCCCAAGCCCCATCATCTCAGTACGGAGCCCCAGCACAGACCCCATCGAGCCAGTATGGAGCCCCTGCTCAGACCCCATCCTCTCAGTATGGAGCCCCGGCTCAGGCTCCTTCGTCCCAATATGGAGCTCCCGCTCAGCAACCATCCAGCCAATATGGAGCACCAGCTCCATCGCGTCCCTCGCAGCAATACGGAGCACCCGCTCAGCAACCATCCAGCCAGTATGGAGCGCCCGCTCCATCGCGTCCGTCGCAGCAGTATGGAGCACCGGCCCAGGCACCTTCGTCCCAGTATGGAGCTCCCGCTCAGGCCCCATCTTCTCAGTACGGAGCACCGTCTCAAACTCCATCTAGCCAATACGGAGCACCTGCTCCATCGCGCCCGTCGTCGCAGTACGGACCCCCGGCCCAGACTCCTTCCTCACAGTACGGAGCCCCCGCTCAGACACCTTCCTCACAGTACGGAGCCCCCGCTCAGACTCCGTCCAGCCAATACGGAGCCCCTGCTCAGCAACCTTCCAGCCAGTACGGTGCTCCAAGCTTCGGTTCGTCGGGCGGCTCCTCTTTCGGCGGCGGTAACGGTAATGGTAACGTTGGTGGCAGCTACCAGGTAAGCTCGAACGGTAATGGATTCTCCCAGGCTTCCTTCTCGGCCAGTAGCTTCTCCTCGAACGGACGCTCGTCGCAGACGGCTGGCGGCTTCAGCTCCGGTGGTCCGTCGCATTCTGCCGGTGGATACAGTTCCGGTGGTCCATCGCAAGTGCCGGCCACCCTACCGCAGTCGTACTCCTCCAACGGTGGCTATAACTACTAA